A single region of the Malaclemys terrapin pileata isolate rMalTer1 chromosome 4, rMalTer1.hap1, whole genome shotgun sequence genome encodes:
- the LOC128835513 gene encoding uncharacterized protein LOC128835513: MLLIVSTLVSLLQPVLSALSGAVLWQGLEHWYFLLGLRLLAMYFASSPWESAQQDMACAWSPGQEAETRTFCTSVCYNRHFLVPVLPTWGFSFLIALLPITIIRMLYPKEDPHGKGGQEVTATATCNKATEHTSVESSRATRPKLVGESNMATKSNMAATVRLLGESKVDARPKLLGESNMVTKSNMAATFRPVGDSNMAATPKLVGATSVAARDNTVGLSGVTGSPAGPDMAAQPPWCAGVITVCIAVLLATEVGFLWALLARQLPMMLIIVSTLVSLLHPVLSAMSGALRWQGLEHWFFLLGLRLLALYFASSPWESARDDLACAWNRSQEEENRRFCISVCYNRHFLDPVTATWGFSFLIALLPITIMRMLYPQEDCQGQGGQEDMASTRSNMAAGHRLVGESNMATKPKLAGESNTAAKSNTAAEPRPVGDSNMAATPKLVDTTNMAPKDNTVGLSGVTGPPAGPNMAAQPPWCAGVITVCIAVLLATEVGFLWALLARQLPMVSEPIFPCFPGTPACPPALECTIWGQADKRMALGSLALTACVSILVCLGSGGVWLGRATCCRGRQDGEQAPKGGQMREGSGQQPAWDRTSLLLRSQFAMPEVPGASTFFTFIAEDASPGAWG, translated from the exons ATGTTGCTCATTGTGTCCACCCTCGTGAGCCTCCTGCAACCGGTGCTGTCGGCGTTGTCGGGGGCTGTGCTGTGGCAGGGCCTGGAGCACTGGTACTTCCTGCTGGGCCTGCGCTTGCTGGCCATGTACTTTGCCAGTTCGCCGTGGGAGAGTGCACAGCAGGATATGGCATGTGCCTGGAGCCCCGGCCAGGAGGCGGAGACCCGGACCTTCTGCACCTCGGTCTGCTACAACCGCCACTTCCTGGTACCCGTCCTGCCCACCTGgggcttctccttcctcatcGCCCTGCTCCCCATCACCATCATCAGAATGCTGTACCCCAAAGAGGATCCTCACggcaagggggggcaggaggtcaCAGCGACGGCCACATGCAACAAAGCCACCGAGCACACGTCGGTAGAATCCTCCAGGGCCACCAGACCCAAGCTAGTTGGAGAATCCAACATGGCCACGAAATCCAACATGGCTGCCACGGTCCGGCTGCTGGGAGAATCCAAGGTGGATGCCAGACCTAAGCTGCTTGGGGAATCCAATATGGTCACCAAATCCAACATGGCTGCAACATTCAGACCAGTGGGAGACTCCAACATGGCTGCCACCCCAAAGCTGGTTGGTGCGACCAGTGTGGCTGCCAGAGACAACACAGTTGGCCTGAGTGGTGTGACTGGGTCACCGGCAGGACCCGACATGGCTGCCCAGCCGCCCTGGTGTGCCGGCGTCATCACCGTGTGCATCGCTGTGCTGCTGGCCACGGAGGTCGGATTCCTGTGGGCCCTGCTGGCCCGGCAGCTGCCCATG ATGTTGATCATTGTCTCCACGCTGGTGAGCCTGCTGCACCCGGTGCTGTCGGCCATGTCGGGGGCTCTGCGGTGGCAGGGCCTGGAGCACTGGTTCTTCCTGCTGGGTCTGCGCCTGCTGGCCCTGTACTTCGCCAGCTCACCGTGGGAGAGCGCGCGGGATGATCTGGCGTGTGCCTGGAACcgcagccaggaggaggagaaCCGGCGCTTCTGCATCTCCGTCTGCTACAATCGCCACTTCCTGGACCCCGTCACGGCCACCTGgggcttctccttcctcatcGCCCTGCTCCCCATCACCATCATGAGAATGCTGTACCCCCAGGAAGATTGTCAGGgccagggggggcaggaggacatGGCATCGACCAGATCCAACATGGCTGCTGGGCACAGGTTGGTGGGAGAATCCAACATGGCCACTAAacccaagctggcaggggaaTCCAACACGGCTGCTAAATCCAATACGGCTGCCGAGCCCAGGCCGGTGGGAGACTCCAACATGGCCGCCACCCCAAAACTGGTTGACACGACCAACATGGCTCCCAAAGACAACACGGTTGGCCTGAGTGGTGTGACTGGGCCGCCGGCAGGACCCAACATGGCTGCCCAGCCGCCCTGGTGTGCCGGCGTCATCACCGTGTGCATCGCTGTGCTGCTGGCCACGGAGGTCGGATTCCTGTGGGCCCTGCTGGCCCGGCAGCTGCCCATGGTATCAGAGCCCATCTTCCCCTGCTTCCCCGGCACCCcggcctgcccccctgccctcgAGTGCACCATATGGGGCCAGGCTGACAAGCGCATGGCGCTGGGCTCCCTGGCCCTCACCGCCTGCGTCAGCATCCTGGtctgcctgggctctgggggtgtgtGGCTAGGCCGGGCCACCTGTTGCCGTGGGAGACAGGATGGGGAGCAGGCCCCAAAGGGGGGACAGATGAGGGAAGGGAGCGG ccagcagccagcCTGGGACCGCACCTCGCTGCTCCTCAGGTCTCAATTCGCAATGCCAGAGGTGCCGGGCGCCAGCACGTTTTTCACTTTCATAGCCGAGGACGCAAgcccaggggcctggggctga